Proteins co-encoded in one uncultured Draconibacterium sp. genomic window:
- a CDS encoding flavin reductase, whose amino-acid sequence MNYSAFHKLSYGLYLIATELNGEKAGYIANTAFQITAEPSKIAISCNKNNHSAQKIIDSKKFSISVLKKEVDTSLIGKFGFMSGADIDKFQGVETIVAKTGAPIVVDSSVAWFDCEVIDYADVGSHYLITAEVVDGDKISDDEPLTYAYYHAKYKMRSPKNAPTYIDKDKLEDEPEPVIYEEVTEKPETREKTDSADGVYSCNICGFQYDPEEGDPSMGIPPGTPFEDLPEDWKCPLCNASKDDFSKV is encoded by the coding sequence ATGAATTATTCCGCATTTCATAAACTTAGTTATGGCTTATATTTGATAGCCACAGAATTGAACGGCGAAAAAGCCGGTTACATTGCAAATACTGCCTTTCAGATTACAGCCGAGCCTTCGAAAATTGCCATTAGCTGTAATAAAAATAACCATTCGGCACAGAAGATAATTGATAGTAAAAAGTTCTCAATTTCGGTTTTAAAGAAAGAAGTTGATACCTCTTTAATTGGTAAGTTTGGCTTTATGTCGGGTGCTGATATCGATAAATTTCAGGGTGTTGAAACCATTGTGGCCAAAACCGGTGCTCCAATTGTTGTCGATTCGTCGGTGGCATGGTTCGATTGCGAAGTGATTGATTATGCAGATGTTGGCTCGCACTATCTGATTACCGCCGAGGTGGTAGACGGCGATAAAATTTCGGATGATGAACCGCTGACCTACGCTTATTATCATGCCAAGTATAAAATGCGATCGCCTAAAAATGCGCCTACTTATATCGATAAAGATAAGTTGGAGGACGAACCCGAGCCGGTTATTTATGAAGAAGTGACTGAAAAACCGGAGACAAGAGAAAAAACAGATAGCGCCGATGGTGTTTATTCGTGTAATATCTGCGGGTTTCAGTATGATCCGGAAGAAGGTGATCCGTCGATGGGAATACCTCCCGGAACGCCTTTTGAAGATTTGCCCGAGGACTGGAAATGTCCGCTTTGCAATGCTTCAAAAGACGATTTTTCCAAAGTTTAG
- a CDS encoding sigma-54 dependent transcriptional regulator → MANQKLKNNYKVYIVEDNVLYARVLKKQLLDDQLQVKVFHNGTDFINAMSEKPDVVTLDYTLPDMTGKEVLAKIQEKIPDTHVIVISAQDDISTAIELMKNGAYDYIMKAPDTREKLSNIIRNIYRTDQLQTENTNLKEAVAEKYNFKNLIKGNSREIEHVFELMHKATQTNISVSISGETGTGKELVAKGIHYNSKRSAKPFVAVNVSAIPDGLIESELFGHEKGAFTGADFQKIGKFEAANGGTLFLDEIADLNLNLQAKLLRVLQERELVRLGGHDVIPLDVRIITATHKNLATLSGDDQFRQDLYYRLLGLPIEIPPLRQRGNDKILLAKFFVDEFCRENDMEQKTLSSEAKQMLSNYHYPGNIRELKAIMELACVMCSRDVIKPSHLNMNVDESVQNLLAQEKTLEEYNNEIVKFFLNKYNQNVRLVASKLGIGKSTIYRMLQKHMD, encoded by the coding sequence ATGGCCAACCAAAAACTCAAAAACAACTATAAAGTTTACATTGTTGAAGACAATGTTCTTTATGCGCGTGTTTTAAAAAAACAGCTTTTAGATGATCAGCTGCAGGTAAAAGTATTCCACAACGGAACCGATTTTATCAATGCAATGAGCGAAAAACCTGATGTGGTTACACTCGATTACACGCTTCCTGATATGACAGGAAAAGAGGTGCTGGCCAAAATTCAGGAAAAAATACCGGATACGCATGTGATTGTAATCTCGGCGCAAGACGATATATCAACGGCAATTGAGCTGATGAAAAACGGTGCATACGATTACATTATGAAAGCACCAGACACCCGGGAAAAACTGAGTAATATTATTCGTAATATTTACCGCACCGATCAGCTTCAAACGGAAAACACCAACTTAAAGGAAGCTGTTGCGGAAAAATACAATTTTAAAAACCTTATTAAAGGTAACAGCCGCGAGATTGAGCATGTTTTTGAGTTAATGCACAAAGCAACACAAACCAACATTTCCGTGTCCATTTCAGGAGAAACAGGTACCGGTAAAGAACTGGTTGCCAAAGGAATTCACTACAACTCGAAACGTAGCGCCAAACCGTTTGTTGCAGTAAACGTGTCGGCTATCCCCGACGGGCTGATTGAGAGCGAGTTGTTTGGGCATGAAAAAGGAGCTTTTACAGGTGCGGATTTCCAAAAGATCGGGAAATTTGAAGCTGCAAACGGGGGAACACTTTTCCTTGACGAAATTGCCGATCTGAACTTAAATCTTCAGGCCAAACTTTTACGTGTTCTACAGGAAAGAGAATTGGTACGATTAGGCGGACACGATGTTATTCCGCTTGATGTAAGAATTATAACTGCAACACATAAAAACCTGGCAACCCTGTCGGGCGACGATCAGTTCCGACAAGACCTTTATTATCGCTTATTGGGTTTACCAATTGAAATTCCGCCGCTACGCCAACGTGGAAACGACAAAATTTTACTGGCCAAGTTTTTTGTTGATGAGTTTTGCCGCGAGAATGATATGGAACAAAAAACACTTTCGTCGGAAGCAAAACAAATGTTATCCAACTATCATTATCCGGGAAATATTCGTGAGCTAAAAGCCATAATGGAACTGGCTTGTGTAATGTGTAGCCGCGATGTTATTAAACCCAGCCACCTGAATATGAACGTTGACGAAAGCGTGCAAAACCTGCTTGCACAGGAAAAAACACTGGAAGAATACAACAACGAAATCGTGAAATTCTTTTTGAATAAATACAATCAAAATGTACGTCTGGTAGCATCTAAATTAGGAATCGGGAAATCGACCATTTACCGAATGCTACAAAAACATATGGATTAA
- the fabD gene encoding ACP S-malonyltransferase yields MKAFVFPGQGAQFPGMGKDLYENSAEAKALFEKANDILGFNITDIMFEGEVDDLKQTKVTQPAIFLHSVMLAKTLKDFAPDMVAGHSLGEFSALVANGTLNFEDGLKLVAQRAMAMQKACEVEPSTMAAIVGLEDDVVEAVCDEIDDVVVPANYNCPGQLVISGSEAGIDKACALLTEKGAKRALKLVVGGAFHSPFMEPAREELAAAIEATTFNQPTCPVYQNVDAKPVSDPAVIKENLIAQLTAPVKWTQIVQNMIADGATSFTEVGPGKVLQGLVKKVDRKMETVGVNSYEG; encoded by the coding sequence ATGAAGGCATTTGTATTCCCTGGTCAGGGAGCTCAATTCCCGGGAATGGGAAAGGATTTATATGAAAATTCTGCTGAAGCAAAAGCATTATTCGAAAAAGCAAATGATATTTTAGGTTTCAATATTACCGACATTATGTTTGAAGGTGAAGTTGACGACCTGAAACAAACAAAAGTAACTCAACCTGCAATTTTCTTACACTCGGTAATGTTGGCAAAAACCTTAAAGGACTTTGCTCCTGATATGGTTGCCGGTCACTCCTTGGGTGAGTTTTCGGCACTGGTTGCTAACGGAACATTGAACTTTGAAGATGGTTTGAAACTAGTTGCGCAACGTGCAATGGCCATGCAAAAAGCATGCGAAGTTGAACCTTCAACAATGGCAGCAATTGTTGGTTTAGAAGACGATGTTGTTGAGGCTGTTTGTGACGAAATCGACGATGTTGTAGTTCCTGCAAACTACAACTGTCCTGGGCAATTGGTAATTTCAGGTTCTGAGGCCGGAATTGACAAGGCTTGTGCGTTGTTAACCGAAAAAGGTGCAAAACGCGCTTTGAAACTGGTTGTTGGTGGTGCTTTCCACTCACCATTTATGGAGCCTGCCCGCGAAGAGCTGGCTGCTGCCATTGAAGCAACTACGTTTAATCAGCCAACTTGTCCGGTATACCAGAATGTTGATGCAAAACCGGTTTCTGATCCGGCAGTGATTAAAGAAAACCTGATTGCACAGCTTACTGCTCCTGTAAAATGGACACAGATTGTACAAAACATGATTGCCGACGGTGCTACTTCGTTTACCGAAGTTGGTCCGGGTAAAGTTTTACAAGGATTGGTAAAAAAAGTAGATCGCAAAATGGAAACTGTTGGTGTAAACAGTTACGAAGGATAG
- a CDS encoding VTT domain-containing protein, which translates to MNGKIAIPKKFYFILFASVIAICLFSFTIGRELYAGKTESIFSFGLIHFSGYLFFLLMPVELAFIYYLPYYSGFDLVAAAMGTAIVAQCIDYVIGRLLRPTKIIELMGEKRIAKAERKIEKFGMLTIFVFNLFPLSSPVIALAAGMLRYDFRRFIIVSTCGLLLKYLVIFWCFA; encoded by the coding sequence ATGAACGGCAAAATAGCAATACCCAAAAAGTTCTATTTTATCTTGTTTGCTTCGGTTATTGCTATTTGCCTGTTTTCTTTTACCATTGGCCGCGAACTTTATGCCGGCAAAACAGAAAGTATCTTTTCATTTGGGCTCATTCACTTTTCGGGCTATCTTTTCTTTTTACTAATGCCGGTGGAGCTGGCGTTTATTTATTATCTGCCCTATTATTCCGGATTTGACCTGGTTGCAGCAGCAATGGGAACAGCTATAGTTGCGCAATGTATCGATTATGTAATTGGCCGGCTACTGCGCCCTACGAAAATAATTGAACTAATGGGGGAGAAACGGATTGCAAAAGCCGAACGTAAAATTGAAAAATTTGGAATGCTTACCATTTTTGTCTTTAATCTGTTTCCGCTGTCATCGCCGGTAATTGCTCTGGCGGCCGGAATGCTTCGATACGATTTCAGACGGTTCATAATCGTAAGTACTTGTGGTCTGTTGCTAAAATATCTTGTCATTTTCTGGTGTTTTGCTTAA
- the glmS gene encoding glutamine--fructose-6-phosphate transaminase (isomerizing), with translation MCGIVGYIGDKKAYPILIGGLKRLEYRGYDSAGVALLNGSIENYKKKGKVSELEAFVAGKANNGTVGIGHTRWATHGEPSDKNAHPHVSMNDKFSIVHNGIIENYAQLKRDLEAHNYRFESDTDTEVLANLIEYFYLQDDELSSEVAVQLALSKVVGAYGIAVLCKDESEKVVVARKGSPLVVGLGNGEYFIASDASPIAEYTNQVIYLNDEDIVILQKDGFTLRNVQNNPVSLKISSLDLEIGTLDKGDYEYFMLKEIHEQPKTIEETFRGRLQNDYSEIVLGGLMNVFPKIEAARRIVIIGCGTSWHAGLIAEYLFEEYAQVSVEVEYASEFRYRKPVLSSEDVVILISQSGETADTLAALELAKSKGATVIGICNVVGSTLSRETEAGVYTHAGVEIGVASTKAFTAQVTVLTMIALKLAKRKGTISDDEYKTLVKELADIPEKGRAILEDGEKIKNIAEKYQEAVNALYLGRGYLFPVALEGALKLKEISYIHAEGYAAGEMKHGPIALVDSNLPVVVVAPQDDYYEKVVSNIQEVKARKGNVIAIVTEGDKGVKELVNDSIEIPKSHPAVAPLLAVIPLQLMAYHIALLKGCNVDQPRNLAKSVTVE, from the coding sequence ATGTGTGGAATTGTAGGATACATTGGCGATAAAAAAGCATACCCGATTTTGATCGGGGGGCTGAAAAGATTGGAATACCGTGGGTACGATTCGGCGGGAGTGGCCTTGTTAAACGGTTCGATTGAAAACTACAAAAAGAAAGGTAAAGTTTCGGAGTTGGAGGCTTTTGTGGCCGGCAAAGCGAACAACGGAACCGTTGGTATTGGGCACACACGTTGGGCAACTCATGGTGAGCCAAGCGATAAAAATGCACATCCGCATGTTTCCATGAATGACAAATTTTCAATCGTTCACAACGGTATAATCGAGAATTATGCGCAATTGAAAAGAGACCTGGAAGCACATAATTACCGTTTTGAAAGCGATACCGATACTGAGGTACTGGCGAACCTGATCGAGTATTTTTATCTGCAGGATGATGAGTTATCGTCGGAGGTTGCTGTTCAGCTGGCTTTGTCGAAAGTTGTAGGAGCCTACGGAATTGCCGTTCTTTGCAAAGACGAAAGCGAGAAGGTTGTTGTTGCCCGAAAAGGCAGTCCGCTGGTGGTTGGCCTCGGAAACGGCGAGTATTTTATTGCTAGCGATGCTTCGCCAATTGCAGAATACACCAACCAGGTGATCTACCTGAACGATGAAGACATTGTTATTTTACAAAAGGATGGATTTACGTTGAGAAATGTTCAGAACAATCCGGTGTCGCTGAAGATCAGTAGCCTGGATTTGGAGATTGGTACGCTCGATAAAGGAGACTACGAGTATTTTATGCTCAAAGAAATTCACGAACAACCCAAAACCATTGAAGAAACTTTTCGTGGACGTTTGCAAAACGATTATTCGGAAATTGTGCTGGGAGGCTTGATGAATGTTTTTCCAAAAATTGAAGCAGCCCGCCGGATTGTTATCATTGGTTGTGGCACATCGTGGCACGCCGGACTGATTGCCGAATACTTGTTTGAGGAGTATGCACAAGTTTCGGTTGAAGTGGAATACGCTTCGGAGTTTCGTTACCGGAAGCCGGTATTGTCGTCGGAAGATGTTGTGATTTTGATTAGTCAGAGTGGGGAAACTGCCGATACATTGGCGGCTTTGGAACTGGCAAAGTCAAAAGGAGCAACGGTTATTGGAATTTGTAACGTGGTGGGCTCCACCCTGTCGCGCGAAACCGAAGCCGGAGTATACACGCATGCCGGCGTTGAAATTGGTGTGGCGTCAACAAAAGCTTTTACTGCGCAGGTTACTGTGTTAACGATGATTGCCCTGAAGCTGGCCAAACGCAAAGGAACGATCAGCGATGATGAGTATAAAACGCTGGTAAAAGAGCTGGCCGATATTCCTGAAAAAGGGCGCGCAATACTCGAAGATGGTGAGAAAATCAAGAACATCGCTGAGAAATACCAGGAGGCCGTTAATGCGTTGTACCTGGGGCGTGGTTATTTGTTCCCGGTAGCGCTTGAAGGGGCGTTAAAACTGAAGGAAATTTCATATATCCATGCTGAAGGATACGCCGCAGGCGAAATGAAACACGGGCCAATTGCACTGGTAGATAGTAATTTGCCGGTTGTGGTCGTAGCTCCTCAGGATGATTATTACGAAAAAGTGGTGAGCAACATTCAGGAGGTAAAAGCGCGTAAAGGAAATGTAATTGCGATAGTTACCGAGGGCGACAAAGGCGTAAAAGAGCTGGTAAACGATAGTATTGAAATACCAAAATCGCATCCGGCGGTGGCGCCTTTGCTGGCAGTAATTCCGCTGCAGCTAATGGCTTATCACATTGCTTTGCTAAAAGGTTGTAATGTCGATCAGCCCCGTAATCTGGCAAAATCGGTTACCGTGGAATAA